Proteins from a single region of Drosophila biarmipes strain raj3 chromosome 3R, RU_DBia_V1.1, whole genome shotgun sequence:
- the LOC108025208 gene encoding uncharacterized protein LOC108025208 isoform X4 → MKCREPRLKSCCCCVNLRMGCSFLALFEIFSSILGIFAGEGARLLVIGRAAYMLHFIGSIFLLISTFMIEVLILIYLVTNIVHLIFSTAFLIEYAASCGFCTLEAIPVFITLILSLYCWLVAFSYLRRLQWENNPENDD, encoded by the exons ATGAAATGTCGGGAACCCAGGCTCAAGTCTTGCTGTTGCTGCGTGAATCTGCGGATGGGCTGCAGTTTTCTGGCGCTATTCGAGATTTTCTCATCGATACTAGGGATCTTTGCGGGAGAAG GTGCTCGGCTTTTGGTGATTGGCAGGGCTGCCTATATGCTGCATTTTATCGGATCCATTTTCCTTCTGATAAGCACTTTCATG ATCGAAGTGCTGATCCTCATCTATCTGGTGACCAACATAGTCCATCTGATCTTCTCAACAGCCTTCCTTATCGAGTACGCCGCAAGCTGCGGTTTCTGCACCCTGGAAGCCATTCCGGTCTTTATCACACTGA TTTTAAGCCTATATTGCTGGCTGGTGGCCTTCTCCTACTTGCGACGCCTTCAATGGGAAAACAATCCCGAAAACGACGACTGA
- the LOC108025208 gene encoding uncharacterized protein LOC108025208 isoform X2, whose product MKCREPRLKSCCCCVNLRMGCSFLALFEIFSSILGIFAGEGARLLVIGRAAYMLHFIGSIFLLISTFMIEVLILIYLVTNIVHLIFSTAFLIEYAASCGFCTLEAIPVFITLISGFSLSFKPILLAGGLLLLATPSMGKQSRKRRLRLTAYIVNSGS is encoded by the exons ATGAAATGTCGGGAACCCAGGCTCAAGTCTTGCTGTTGCTGCGTGAATCTGCGGATGGGCTGCAGTTTTCTGGCGCTATTCGAGATTTTCTCATCGATACTAGGGATCTTTGCGGGAGAAG GTGCTCGGCTTTTGGTGATTGGCAGGGCTGCCTATATGCTGCATTTTATCGGATCCATTTTCCTTCTGATAAGCACTTTCATG ATCGAAGTGCTGATCCTCATCTATCTGGTGACCAACATAGTCCATCTGATCTTCTCAACAGCCTTCCTTATCGAGTACGCCGCAAGCTGCGGTTTCTGCACCCTGGAAGCCATTCCGGTCTTTATCACACTGA TCAGTGGATTTTCCCTCAGTTTTAAGCCTATATTGCTGGCTGGTGGCCTTCTCCTACTTGCGACGCCTTCAATGGGAAAACAATCCCGAAAACGACGACTGAGGCTGACGGCATATATCGTTAATTCTGGATCTTGA
- the LOC108025208 gene encoding uncharacterized protein LOC108025208 isoform X1, which produces MKCREPRLKSCCCCVNLRMGCSFLALFEIFSSILGIFAGEGARLLVIGRAAYMLHFIGSIFLLISTFMQIEVLILIYLVTNIVHLIFSTAFLIEYAASCGFCTLEAIPVFITLISGFSLSFKPILLAGGLLLLATPSMGKQSRKRRLRLTAYIVNSGS; this is translated from the exons ATGAAATGTCGGGAACCCAGGCTCAAGTCTTGCTGTTGCTGCGTGAATCTGCGGATGGGCTGCAGTTTTCTGGCGCTATTCGAGATTTTCTCATCGATACTAGGGATCTTTGCGGGAGAAG GTGCTCGGCTTTTGGTGATTGGCAGGGCTGCCTATATGCTGCATTTTATCGGATCCATTTTCCTTCTGATAAGCACTTTCATG CAGATCGAAGTGCTGATCCTCATCTATCTGGTGACCAACATAGTCCATCTGATCTTCTCAACAGCCTTCCTTATCGAGTACGCCGCAAGCTGCGGTTTCTGCACCCTGGAAGCCATTCCGGTCTTTATCACACTGA TCAGTGGATTTTCCCTCAGTTTTAAGCCTATATTGCTGGCTGGTGGCCTTCTCCTACTTGCGACGCCTTCAATGGGAAAACAATCCCGAAAACGACGACTGAGGCTGACGGCATATATCGTTAATTCTGGATCTTGA
- the LOC108025208 gene encoding uncharacterized protein LOC108025208 isoform X3: MKCREPRLKSCCCCVNLRMGCSFLALFEIFSSILGIFAGEGARLLVIGRAAYMLHFIGSIFLLISTFMQIEVLILIYLVTNIVHLIFSTAFLIEYAASCGFCTLEAIPVFITLILSLYCWLVAFSYLRRLQWENNPENDD; the protein is encoded by the exons ATGAAATGTCGGGAACCCAGGCTCAAGTCTTGCTGTTGCTGCGTGAATCTGCGGATGGGCTGCAGTTTTCTGGCGCTATTCGAGATTTTCTCATCGATACTAGGGATCTTTGCGGGAGAAG GTGCTCGGCTTTTGGTGATTGGCAGGGCTGCCTATATGCTGCATTTTATCGGATCCATTTTCCTTCTGATAAGCACTTTCATG CAGATCGAAGTGCTGATCCTCATCTATCTGGTGACCAACATAGTCCATCTGATCTTCTCAACAGCCTTCCTTATCGAGTACGCCGCAAGCTGCGGTTTCTGCACCCTGGAAGCCATTCCGGTCTTTATCACACTGA TTTTAAGCCTATATTGCTGGCTGGTGGCCTTCTCCTACTTGCGACGCCTTCAATGGGAAAACAATCCCGAAAACGACGACTGA
- the LOC108025208 gene encoding uncharacterized protein LOC108025208 isoform X6 has product MLHFIGSIFLLISTFMIEVLILIYLVTNIVHLIFSTAFLIEYAASCGFCTLEAIPVFITLISGFSLSFKPILLAGGLLLLATPSMGKQSRKRRLRLTAYIVNSGS; this is encoded by the exons ATGCTGCATTTTATCGGATCCATTTTCCTTCTGATAAGCACTTTCATG ATCGAAGTGCTGATCCTCATCTATCTGGTGACCAACATAGTCCATCTGATCTTCTCAACAGCCTTCCTTATCGAGTACGCCGCAAGCTGCGGTTTCTGCACCCTGGAAGCCATTCCGGTCTTTATCACACTGA TCAGTGGATTTTCCCTCAGTTTTAAGCCTATATTGCTGGCTGGTGGCCTTCTCCTACTTGCGACGCCTTCAATGGGAAAACAATCCCGAAAACGACGACTGAGGCTGACGGCATATATCGTTAATTCTGGATCTTGA
- the LOC108025208 gene encoding uncharacterized protein LOC108025208 isoform X5 — protein sequence MLHFIGSIFLLISTFMQIEVLILIYLVTNIVHLIFSTAFLIEYAASCGFCTLEAIPVFITLISGFSLSFKPILLAGGLLLLATPSMGKQSRKRRLRLTAYIVNSGS from the exons ATGCTGCATTTTATCGGATCCATTTTCCTTCTGATAAGCACTTTCATG CAGATCGAAGTGCTGATCCTCATCTATCTGGTGACCAACATAGTCCATCTGATCTTCTCAACAGCCTTCCTTATCGAGTACGCCGCAAGCTGCGGTTTCTGCACCCTGGAAGCCATTCCGGTCTTTATCACACTGA TCAGTGGATTTTCCCTCAGTTTTAAGCCTATATTGCTGGCTGGTGGCCTTCTCCTACTTGCGACGCCTTCAATGGGAAAACAATCCCGAAAACGACGACTGAGGCTGACGGCATATATCGTTAATTCTGGATCTTGA